The following is a genomic window from Halodesulfovibrio marinisediminis DSM 17456.
GAGCAGTTTTCTCCCAAGGCTCCATGTGTTGCAGTGGGAAATATTAGTTGGGGGGGCAGTGGTAAAACTCCGGTTGTAAGCTGGCTGCTGGAATGGGCAGAGCGTAATCATTACTCACCGGTTGTTCTTACCCGAGGCTACAAGGCTGCGCCGCCGAGAACTCCATATCTTGTTACACCGGAAAGTACAGCTAAGCAGGCGGGGGACGAGCCTGTTATGCTTGCCAATACACATCGCAAAGCACGCATCGTGGTTGATCCTGTGCGGATGCGTTCTGGTGCATGGGCGGAAAAAAAATTTAGGCCAGAACTGATGGTGCTTGATGATGGATTTCAGCATTTAGCTGTAAAACGTGATTTGAATCTGGTGTTATTAAAACCGGAAGATTTAACAACAGAGTGGGATAGAGTTATTCCTGCTGGCTCATGGCGTGAGGACCAGAGTGCGTTATCGCGTGCACATGCTTTTCTTATAAAAACAGACTCGCTAGCGCCGCTTAAAGGTGTTATTAAAGAACGGCTTGGTAAGTTCGGTGTACCTGTGTTCAGCTTCTCTTTAGTACCGCAAAAGCTTGTTCCGGTGAGTGCCGCTGCGGTAGAAGTCTTTGAAAAGGCAAAAGAAAACCATAGCCCTGTTTTATTAAAAAACTATATTCTTTTTAACGGGGTGGGAGAACCTGCGCAGGTAGAAGAGACTGCAAAGAAATTTATGGGACGCGCCCCATGCAAACATCAGCGTTTTGCAGACCATCATGCGTACACAGAGGCTGAAATTGCTGAGATGGGTAACTTAGGCTTGCCGTTAGTTTGTACACCTAAAGATGCTGTAAAGGTTCCGGAAGTTTTAGGGATTGAAGTATGGACTTTTGCCCTGCGTACAAAGTTTGGGGACTCTATGTTTACAGGCAAGACGTTCTCTGATTGGTGGCAGGAGCAATGGGCTGCCATGCGTGAGGTTTCTGGTTCCAGAAAAAAAACAGGACGAAAATCGGCTGTTGTGACAACGAGTCCGCGTCCTGTTTTAAAAAATGAAAAATAATATAACGAAAACCTGTGGCAATGTGGATAGTGAATATTTTTCAGCAACCATTGTTCAAGGTATAAGCATATAGCATGGCAAAAAAGAAAAAAAAGAAATCCGGTGAGTGCCCGATTTCCCCTAAAGACCTTCTTGGGCTTTTCCGTGAAGTAAAGCGTCCGATTAAGATGAATGATTTTTATCGTTTTCTGAATTTAAGCAAACGATGGAGAGACGATCTTGAGGCGATGATAGAATTTCTCGAAAAGGATGGGAAAATAATTCGTCTGCGCGGTGGCGCATGGGGGTTGACTAAAAATTTACACCTCCTCCCGGGCAAATTGCAGGTACAGCGCTCTGGTGTGGGCTTTGTGTTGCCAAAGGATAAGCGGCGTGCAGATATTTTTGTTGCACCATCCGCTTTTGGTACTGCAATGCATGGCGATACTGTGATGGTTGCGGTACTGCCGGGTAAGAGAGGTAAAAATCCTGACGGACGTATTGTCCGTGTTCTGGAGCGCGCTCGTGACACAATAACGTGTCGTGTTATTAAAAAGATGGGCAAGGACGGGTATATTTGTCGTCCTACAGATTCTCGTTTGAATTTCTCCATCCT
Proteins encoded in this region:
- the lpxK gene encoding tetraacyldisaccharide 4'-kinase; this translates as MSSLPVQRALYPILYPFSKIYSFAMSHRRKQYEAGAKEQFSPKAPCVAVGNISWGGSGKTPVVSWLLEWAERNHYSPVVLTRGYKAAPPRTPYLVTPESTAKQAGDEPVMLANTHRKARIVVDPVRMRSGAWAEKKFRPELMVLDDGFQHLAVKRDLNLVLLKPEDLTTEWDRVIPAGSWREDQSALSRAHAFLIKTDSLAPLKGVIKERLGKFGVPVFSFSLVPQKLVPVSAAAVEVFEKAKENHSPVLLKNYILFNGVGEPAQVEETAKKFMGRAPCKHQRFADHHAYTEAEIAEMGNLGLPLVCTPKDAVKVPEVLGIEVWTFALRTKFGDSMFTGKTFSDWWQEQWAAMREVSGSRKKTGRKSAVVTTSPRPVLKNEK